CGACGCCGAGCGCGAACAGGAGGAACAGGACGACCCAGCGCAGTGGCACTCTCTCGTCTGGCATGACACCCGACAGTTCACCAACCACCGCCATAGTGGTGTCGCCGACCGCCCCTTCCCTATCTCCTCCCCGCCGACTGCCCCCCGGCCGACGGTCACCTTCGCGCTGACGATCGCCTCCCCGCCGCCTGCTCTCCCGCCAGCGACCACGAACGACGGGACCGTCGTCCGTCGCGCGAACGACTGACGTATCGCCCCGCTGTGGTGCAAAGGGTACTTACCGCTGATTCGTCTACACTGGGTAATGAGCCAGCAGGAGGAGGAAGCGCAATCCGACCGTCAGAAGTACGAGTTCAAGAAGGTCATCGAGGACCTGAAGGAGTACAAGGGGTCAGGAACGCAACTCGTCTCGATCTACGTCCCCGAGGATCGACAGATTTCCGACGTGGTGGCGCACGTCACACAGGAGCACAGCGAGGCGTCGAACATCAAATCGAAGCAGACGCGCACCGCCGTCCAGGACGCGCTGACGAGCATCAAGGACCGACTGCGCTACTACAAGACGCCCCCCGAGAACGGGATGGTGCTGTTCTCCGGTGCCATCGACACCGGCGGCGGACAGACCGACATGGTGACGAAGGTGCTCGAGAACCCGCCCGAGCCGTTCCAGTCGTTCGTCTACCACTGCGACTCGGAGTTCCTCACCGAGCCGTTAGAGGAGATGCTCGGCGAGAAGGGCCTCTACGGGCTGGTCGTCCTCGACCGCCGCGAGGCGAACGTCGGCTGGCTGAAGGGAAAGCGCGTCGAACCGGTCAAGTCGGCGTCGTCGCTCGTCCCCGGCAAGCAGCGCAAGGGCGGACAGTCGGCCCAGCGGTTCCACCGCCTGCGCCTCGAGGCGATCGACAACTTCTATCAGGAGGTCGCGGAGATGGCGAACGAGCTGTTCGTCCCCAAGCGCCACGACATGGACGGCGTGCTCGTCGGCGGCCCCTCGCCCACCAAGGACGAGTTCCTCGACGGCGAGTACCTCCACCACGAGCTGCAGGACCAGGTGCTCGGCAAGTTCGACGTCTCCTACACGGACGAGTCCGGCCTCTACGACCTCGTCGACGCCGCCCAGGACGTGCTCGCGGAGACGGAGGTGATGAAGGACAAGCGGCAGATGGAGGACTTCTTCAAGCAGCTCCACGACGGCGACCTCGCCACCTACGGCTTCGAGGCCACCCGCAAGAACCTCGTGATGGGGTCGGTCGACCGCCTGCTCATCAGCGAGGACGTCCGCCGCGACGTCGTCACCTACACCTGCCCGAACGGCCACGAGGAGCGCGAGGTGATCGACCGACGCACGGAGACGCCTGACCACACCTGCGGGGAGTGCGGCGAGACGGTCAGCACCGACGAGGCCGAGCGCGAGGACCTCATCGAGCACCTCATGGCGATCGCCGACCAGCGCGGCACCGAGACGAAGTTCATCTCGACCGACTTCGAGAAGGGCGAACAGCTCTACACCGCCTTCGGCGGCATCGCGGGCATCCTCCGGTACGAGACCGGGATCTAAACCGCCACCTTTTGCCGCGGGAGCGGCCTTCGGCCGCTCCCTGGCAAAATCTGGACCAAAACCGCGCCTCACCTCCTTCGGAGGTTCAGCGCGTCCGCTCCTTCACTCGCTCCGCTCGCTCAGTCGCGGCGAGAATCGGAGTGCGACGATGAAAAAACACAGAGCGTCGACGTCTGCGTCTCGTCGTTATCCTCGGCACACTCATCGCGAACGAGTCACTTTCACGATCTTCGTCAGTAGGTCGAATCACGCCGTGAGATAGAGGTAGATACGACCCAGCGTGAAGACGACCGCCAGAACGACGAATCCGAGTGAGGCGACGGCTGGCGCGAACGAGACGAGGAGTCCGAGACCGATAGCGATGGGGAGTGCGGCGACGAGGCGGAGCCGAACACTCGTCCGCCAGCGCTCGCGCCAGACGGGGCGAGCGTGAATCGACAGCACGCGGACGCTCAGAATCGATCCGAGAACGATGCCACCTGCGTACTGCGGTGTCGAGAGGGTAGCGAGCGACTCCCGTGTCGCTCCGATCCCGACCCACCAGAAGAGCG
The Halomarina pelagica DNA segment above includes these coding regions:
- the prf1 gene encoding peptide chain release factor aRF-1; the encoded protein is MSQQEEEAQSDRQKYEFKKVIEDLKEYKGSGTQLVSIYVPEDRQISDVVAHVTQEHSEASNIKSKQTRTAVQDALTSIKDRLRYYKTPPENGMVLFSGAIDTGGGQTDMVTKVLENPPEPFQSFVYHCDSEFLTEPLEEMLGEKGLYGLVVLDRREANVGWLKGKRVEPVKSASSLVPGKQRKGGQSAQRFHRLRLEAIDNFYQEVAEMANELFVPKRHDMDGVLVGGPSPTKDEFLDGEYLHHELQDQVLGKFDVSYTDESGLYDLVDAAQDVLAETEVMKDKRQMEDFFKQLHDGDLATYGFEATRKNLVMGSVDRLLISEDVRRDVVTYTCPNGHEEREVIDRRTETPDHTCGECGETVSTDEAEREDLIEHLMAIADQRGTETKFISTDFEKGEQLYTAFGGIAGILRYETGI